One Prunus dulcis chromosome 7, ALMONDv2, whole genome shotgun sequence DNA segment encodes these proteins:
- the LOC117635924 gene encoding hydroxymethylglutaryl-CoA lyase, mitochondrial-like yields MFALHEMSRQMRTVCKNGAVSGFGGFFRAAGNDVEGLEASYSSIRRLSSNWNQSSTKEPISNLLKNIPEFVKIVEVGPRDGLQNEKHIVPTAVKVKLIEMLVASGLDVVEATSFVSPKWVPQLADAKDVMKAIRNVEGVRFPVLTPNLKGFEAAVAAGAKEVAIFASASESFSKSNINCSIEDSLIRYHDVATAATKLSIPVRGYISCVVGCPVEGTVLPSQVAYVAKKLYDMGCSDISLGDTIGVGTPGTVIPMLEAVTDVVPTDKLAVHYHDTYGQALSNILASLQMGISTVDSSVSGLGGCPYAKGASGNVATEDVVYMLNGLGVKTKVDLKKLMLAGDFICKHLGRSSGSKTAVAMSKVTAHASKL; encoded by the exons ATGTTTGCTTTGCATGAGATGTCAAGACAAATGAGGACTGTGTGTAAGAACGGAGCAGTGTCAGgatttggtgggttttttaGGGCAGCTGGTAATGATGTTGAGGGCCTTGAGGCTTCATATTCGTCAATTCGTCGTTTAAGCTCCAATTGGAATCAAAGTTCCACAAAGGAGCCAATCAGTAAT CTGTTGAAAAACATTCCAGAATTTGTGAAGATAGTGGAAGTTGGTCCAAGGGATGGACTTCAGAATGAGAAGCACATTGTTCCTACTGCCGTGAAGGTTAAATTGATTGAAATGCTGGTTGCTTCAGGATTGGATGTTGTTGAGGCTACAAGTTTTGTCTCACCCAAATGGGTTCCGCAG CTGGCAGATGCAAAAGATGTAATGAAGGCGATTCGGAATGTTGAAGGTGTTAGATTTCCCGTCTTAACTCCTAATCTTAAA GGATTTGAGGCGGCTGTTGCTGCTGGTGCAAAGGAAGTTGCCATCTTTGCCTCAGCTTCTGAGtctttttcaaaatcaaatataaattgcaGTATTGAAGATAGTCTCATTCGTTACCATGATGTTGCTACTGCTGCTACAAAGCTTTCAATTCCTGTTCGTGG GTACATATCATGTGTTGTGGGGTGTCCAGTGGAAGGAACAGTACTTCCATCACAAGTAGCATATGTGGCCAAAAAACTTTATGATATGGGTTGCTCTGACATTTCTCTCGGTGATACAATTGGTGTTGGTACTCCAG gAACTGTCATTCCAATGCTTGAGGCTGTTACTGATGTGGTCCCCACTGACAAACTTGCTGTCCATTATCATGACACTTATGGGCAAGCTCTTTCAAACATACTTGCATCACTCCAG ATGGGGATCAGCACAGTGGATTCATCAGTCTCAGGTCTTGGGGGTTGTCCATATGCGAAAGGTGCTTCTGGAAATGTTGCCACGGAGGATGTCGTGTACATGCTAAATGGACTTGGAGTGAAGACGAAAGTAGATCTTAAAAAGCTCATGTTGGCTGGCGACTTTATCTGCAAGCACTTGGGGCGCTCATCTGGTTCGAAGACAGCAGTTGCCATGAGTAAAGTTACAGCTCATGCTTCTAAGCTATGA